Below is a genomic region from Streptomyces sp. RPA4-2.
GTGTGACGCCCAGTTCCGCGAGGTGCCCGAGCCGCTCGGCGGCCGAGTCGAGGGTGCCCCCGGGGGTGTACGTCCCCACGTGCAGCTCGTACAGGACCGCGCCCTGCAGCGGACGCCCGGCCCAGTCGGCGCGCCAGGCGTACCGGTCCTGGGCGACCACCGCGCTCAGCCCGTCGGGACCGTCCGGCTGTCGCCGCGAACGCGGATCGGGCAGTACGGGACCGTCGTCCACCGCGAACCCGTAGCGCGTCCCGTCCCGTGCCTCCGCGTCTCCCGTCCACCACCCGGCGCGCTCCGGATCACGCTCCAGGGCGCTCGTGGCGCCCTCGCAGTGGAGTGCCACCCGGTCGGCCTGCGGTGCCCACACCTCGAACCGCACTGACGGTTCCCCCTTGTCCGCTCTCCGTGACCTCGCCCGTCCATGGTGCGCCACACGAGATCGATTCGCGCTCCTCTCCACCCATTTGCCGCGCGTTCGCCACGTGATGGACGCGCGGCGGGAACACGCCGGTGGCGACGGCCGTTTCCGGGTCTTCTGGACACCCTGCCCCTCCTGACCGACAATCACCTGCGTGACGTCGTCTTTCGAGTTCCACACGTACCCCGCGCGGTTGTCCGACGCGGAACGCGACCGGGCGCTGAAGGCCCTCCGTGACGGCGTCGCTCTCGGACGTCTCTCGCACGACACGTTCATCCGCCGCATGGAGCTGGCGCTCTCCGCCCGCCGGTCCGACGAACTCGCCGCGCTCACCGCCGACCTGACCACCGAGGGCCGCTGGTCGAAGCTGGTGTTCGGCACCGTCGAGGCGGTCTCCGGATTCACCGTACGGGTGCGCAGGGCCTGGCAGGCCGAGCGGCTCCCGAAGCTGCTGCTGCCCCACCCGGGCAACGGCTACCCGCTGCGGATCGGCCGCGACCCCGCCAGCGGGCTGCGGCTCAACCACGAGACGGTGTCGCGGATCCACGCCGAACTGAGTCGCCAGGGCGGCCTGTGGGTGCTGCGCGACCTGGGGTCGACCAACGGGACGACGGTCAACGGACGACGGGTGATCGGCGCCGCCGTCGTCAAGGACGGCGACCAGATCGGTTTCGGACGGATGTTCTTCCGGCTGTCGTCCTCCTGATCCGTCCGGCCCGCCCGATGCCCCCTGTCGGCCGGATCCCCGTGTCTCCGGCCCACCCGGACCGAGCTCTGGCCTGGGTTTCACTCAGCGATTTCCTCGCCTTCCCTTACGTTCCGCGGTGTTGACGTACCTGCACAGCCGTGACTGACTGTGCGTACACCGTGTACATCAGGTGAAGCGACGGCACCATATGTGTGGAGGTGCGCCCTGCCGCCACTCCTCCGCTACCCGACCGTGGACGAGCTGGGTGCCCGTGCCGCCGCGCTCGTCGCCCGCCGTCCGACGGACGCCCGGCTGCGCCGCGTGGGCACGTCCCGGGCCGGCACCCCCCTCTGGCTCCTGTCCGTGGGGCACGGCCACCGCCAGGCCCTCGTCGTCGCCGGACCGCACGCCAACGAGCCGGTGGGCGGCGCCACGGCCCTCCGCCTCGCGGAACGGGTGCTCGCCGATCCCCGGCTGCGTGACGGCGCGGACGCCACCTGGAACCTGCTGCTCTGCCTCGACCCCGACGGCTCCCGCCGCAACGAGGCATGGCTGTCCGGCCCGTACACCCTCGGCCGCTACTTCCGGCACTTCTTCCGTCCCGGCTTCCTCGAACAGCCCGAGTGGCTGCCCGAGGGCGCGGACGGCGTGACCCTGCCCGAGACCCGCGCCCTGCTCGACCTCCAGGACGAACTGCGGCCGTTCTTCCAGTGCTCGCTGCACGGCGTCGACGTCGGCGGCGCCTTCGTCGAGCTGACCCGTGAGCTGCCCGGTCTCGCCCAGCGCGTCGCCCACACCGCCGCGCGGCTCGGCATCCCGCGCGAGCTCGGACCGTACGACACGCTCTACTGGCCGACGCTCGGGCCCGCCGTCTACCGCATCCCACCGCCGCACCGCGGCGACCTGGCCGCCGCGATCACCGAGGCCGCGGTGGAGTCCACCTGGTTCCATCCGCACCGCCACGGAACCGTCACGGCGGTCGTCGAGGCACCCATGTGGGGCGTGGCGGCCGTGGAGGACGCCGCCCGGCCCGCCGACGCCGACGCGGTGCTGCGCTCCGTCAGCCACACGCTGCGCCACGACACACGCGTTCTCGAGGACATCCTCGCGCGCGTGCGCCCCGGTCTCGGCACCGGACCGGACACGGCCCGCCTCCTCGCGCCCGTCGACGACTATTTACTGGTCGGCCCCGGCCTCGCGGACTCCTGGGACCCCGATCTGCGGGACTCCGGTTCACGGCCCCTGCCGTCGCTCGGTACCGCCCGGCTGACGTCCCTGCGCCTCGCCGGGCGCCGGGTCGCCCTGCGCACGGCCGGGCTGCTGCACCAGCTCGTCACCCGTTCCGGGGGCGACCCGCGCGAGGCCCTGCCGGAACTGGACCGGCTGATCGACGCCTGGTGCGCCGACTACCGCGAAGGCTGCGGGGCACGCTGGATCCCGGTCGCACGCCAGGTCGAGTACCAGGCGCGCGTGGTGATCGCCGCGTTCGAACTCGCCGGACGGTACGCGCCGGTGGGCTCCCCTTCGGGTGAGACGGGGTGGAGTTCACAGGCCGCGCTGCCGATGCACCGGGAATGACGAGAACCACCGAAGCGTCGCGCGGCGCTGTGCTGGCCGCGGCGGCCCTGCTCACAGCCGTCGCGGCACCGGCCCAGGCCTCGGCCTCCGCACTGGCCCGAGTATCGGCCTCTGCCCCTGCCCCGACTTCTGCCCCAGCCCTGACCTCGGCCCCCGCACCGGCCTTTGCACCGGCCCTTGCACCGGGCCCGGTATCGGTCTCTGCACCGGCGCTTACCCCCGGCGATGTCCCGGCGGGCCGCCCCCGGCAACTGGCTCCACCTCACGGTCACCCGGGGCGAGGCCTCGCCCCAAGCCCTCCCACCCGTCCGCGTGCCCCTCCGAGACCCGGTCCGAGGCACCCGCGGAGTACCCCCGGGCGCGTCCTCGCGCGCGACTCCGAGCCCTCTCCTCGGGCACCCCGACGAGCAGCCTTCCGAGTGGAGGTCACCCCCGGCACCGACACCCGCGGCGCCGTCCTGCTCTGCGACCCGCCCCAGGGCCACCCCCACGCGGCACAGGCCTGCGCGGAACTCGCGGTGGCCGAGGGGGACATCGGCCGGATCCCGGCCACGCCCGGCGCGCTGTGTCCGATGATCTACGCACCGGTCACCGCCGCCGCGCGCGGCGAGTGGAACGGCCGCCCGGTCAACTACACGCACACCTTCGCGAACTCCTGTGTGATGGGCGCCGCCACCGGCGCGGTGTTCGCCCTGGGGGAGTAGCTCAGGCCGCGTTGTCGCGTGCGTGCAGGGCCGCGGCGACCACCGTGCGGGACTGGTGCTCGACCTGATGCTCCAGGGGCACCCAGCGGGCGCCGAAGCGTTCGGCGAAGGCGTCGCTCCAGGAGGCGACGAGGCGTTCGAGGCGCGGCGCCGCCCGGTCGTCGGCCTCCTGGAGGACGCGCAGCAGCATCGCCGCGGCCCGCAGCGGCAGCCGGCGCCCGAACGCGTCCACGCTGCCGACGTACGCCCTCGTGGTGTCCGCCGGCGGCGTACGGACCCAGTCGTCGGCCAGCCCCGGCACCAGCTCCAGCGCCCACTTGGCGGCCCGCAGGAGCGGCCCGTCGGGGCCGGGCAGCCGTGGCGCGACCTCCGTCAGCACCGTCTCCACCTGAAGCGCGTCCCGCCGCAGCCGGCCCGCCAGACCCCGCATCGCCTCCGCCGGTGCCGGGTGCGGCGCGGGGTCGGCCACCAGATCGCTGGCCCACATCGGGACCTCGACGACCGCGGTCAGTCCCCCGTACCGGTGCGCGTGGTACCAGGTGCTGTGCCGCGCGTCGTCGGGCATGCTCGGATAGGCCGCGTCCGAGCCGGGCGCCGGCATCACATGCACGCCGGGCCCGGAGGCCGGCCAGCCCGCGGCGTCCGACGCGCCCGTCTCCACCGGGATGTGCAGCTCCGCCGCGGACTTGGCGAACGGCTCGGCGAGACCCGGGATGTCCTTGGTCAACTGCACCCAGCTGCCGCCGAGATCCGTGCCGTGCAGGGTCGCCTGGAGGTAGGGCCGCAGCTCGTCGATGACCCGGGTCAGGGCGCGGGTCTCCGGCGGCAGTCGGTCGGGCGGCAGCACGGACGGCGACCACTCCGGCTGCTCGGGTCCGGCCGGACGGAAGAAACCGAGGTGGTAGTCGAGCAGGGTGCGCGGCGCAGGCGTCACATGCAGGCTCGCCCCGTCCGGATCCGCGCAGAGCAGGAAGTGCCAGGAGGTGTCGGCCCGCAACTCCCGTCCGTACAGCACGCGTTCGGCCAGGGACAACAGCGTCGAACCACCGGCCGGCTCGTTGGCGTGGGCGCCCGCGACGACGAGGACCGCGCGCCGCGCGTGACCGACGGACAGCAGGTGGAGCGGCCTGCCCGCGCGGGAGACACCGACCTGTCTGAGCGTGCACAGGCCGGGCCGGTGAGCCGCCAACGCCCGTGCGGACGCGACGATTTCGGTCACACTGGGGTAGCGCAGCTCCTGCAGGAGACTCACCCCCGACTTGTCCGCCCTGCATCGCTTTCCGCAGTACTCCACGGACTGCGGCAACTGTCAAGCGGCGGCGGAGCGGCGCCCGGCCCGCCCGGTGGCGTCCACCGTCGGCAGCCAGGGCGCGCACCACCGAAAGAGGGAGGTCCGCCGGGGCGTTCGTCGGCATCCCGCGCAGGCCGGGGCCCGTCGGTGCGCCCTCGACGCCACCCGTATGGGGCGTACGGGGGCCGCGCCGTGTGCCGGGCCCCGGACGTTCGGCCTGTCGCGGCGGCCCTGATCAGCCGCTCGCCGCGGAGTCCGCGGAGGCCGCGGGACCGTCTTCACCGACGCGTTCCAGCAGCGCCACCGGCAACCCCTCGAAGAGCTCCGCCACGCGCGCGTGCCCCGTGAACTCCCGTCCCGGAGCGAGCAGGTCCGCCCAGCGCCCCGCGGGCAGGACGAGGCGCGTATTGCGCCAGCCGCCCTCGTCCGCCAGCCGCAGCGACAGCCGGGTGACGGCCGAGACCACCTCCCCGGAGCGTACGAACGCCACACAGTGCGCGGCACCGGGTCCCTCCGCCGTCAGCGGCGCGTACGCCGCCCTGTCGCCGAAGACGTCGGGGCGCCGCCCGCGCAGCCGGAGCGCCGCCGTGGTCAGCGCGGCCTTCTCGGAGACCTTTTCGGAGACTCTCCCGGAGACCGCCGCGGCGTCCCGCGCCGAAGGCCGCGGCGGCGTGAACGGCTTCCGGTTGTCCGGGTCCACCAGCGCCAGGTATTCGTCCTCGGTGCCCTGGTACACGTCCGGCACCCCGGGCATGGTCAGCTGCACCAGGGCGGCCCCCAGGACGTTCGCCCGGACGTGCGGCGCGAGCCCGGCCCTGAAGCCGGCCACGTGCCGTCCGGGCGCCCCGCAGGGGCCCGCCGCGACGAACGCCGCGACCGCCGCCTCGTACGCGGGGTCCTGCTCGGTCCAGGCGGTGTGCACGCCGGCCTCGCGGACGTGCTTCAGCAGCGCGCCCTGGACGCGGTCCGCGTCGGCGGGGCCCAGCCCGAAGACCGTCTGCCACGCGGCCCACGCCACCTGGGGGTCGGGTACGCCCGCCGCCCCCTGCGGCGTCAGCTCGGCCAGGAGGTCGCCCCACCGGCGCGGGCACTGGGTGAGTACGGACAGGGCCGCGCGGACGTCGGCACTGCGTTTCGTGTCGTGGGTGGACAGGGCCGTACCGGTGCCGGGCCAGTCGCGCTGCACGCGCGCGCAGTAGGCGTGGAAGTCCTTCAGGGACACGGCCGGAGCCCCCGGGGCACCCCCCACCTCGTTGGCCGACAGCAGGGGCACGTAGCGGTAGAACGCCGTGTCCTCCACGGACTTCGCCCGTAGTGCGGACGAGGTCTGGGCGAACCGCGCCCGGAACTCCACGTGTTCGGGCCCGTCCTCGCCGCGCCCGAGCACCAGGTTCCGTACGACGTCCACGGCGTGCGCCTCCTCCGCAACGGTGAAGACCGACCGGGCCTCGGCGGCGGCCTCCGCGGTGACGACCGCGGAGGCGTCCGTGGAGGGATACGGCCGGTACACGTCGACCCGCACGAGAAGCTCGCGCAGCGCGGCGCCCAGGGCCCAGGGAGCGTGATCGCGCAGTCCGGGGTCCGAGGAGCGGGCGCACAGGCGCTCCGCCACCCGGGTGAGGCGGTCGAACTCGGTGGCCAGCTCGTGGGTGATCACCTTGTACGCCGCCCGGCGCACCGTCGCCTCCCAGGAGCCGCCGAGGTCGCCCTGCGGGGCCGCGAACCGCCCGTACTCAAGGAGGAGTTCACCCGCTCCCGCCGGGTCCGTGAAGAGGCCGTCGACGTGCCGCAGGGCGTCGTAGCCGGTGGTGCCGGCGACGGGCCAGGCGGCGGGCAGTGGCTCACCGTCGGCGAGGATCTTCTCCACGACCGTCCAGCGTCCGCCGGTCGCCTCGTGCAGGCGGCGCAGATACGCGTCCGGGTCGGCCAGGCCGTCCGGATGGTCGACGCGCAGCCCCTCGAGCACGCCGTCGGCCAGCAGCTCCAGGATCTTGCCGTGGGTCGCCGCGAACACCTCCGGGTCCTCGACACGCACCCCGATGAGTTCCGAAATGCTGAAGAAGCGCCGGTAGTTCAGTTCGGTGCGGGCCAGCCGCCACCAGGTCGGGCGGTACCACTGCGCGTCCAGGAGCTCGGGAAGCGGCAGCTCCCGCGTACCCTCGCGCAGCGGGAACTCGTGGTCGTAGTAGCGCAGTACGTCGCCGTCCACCTTGAACCGGTCGATCTCCGAACCGAGGCGGCCCCCGAGCACCGGCAGCAGCAGCCGGCCGCCCTGCGCGTCCCAGTCGATGTCGAACCAGCGCGCGTACGGTGACTCGGGCCCCTCGCGCAGCACCTCCCACAGCGGGCGGTTGTGACGGGGGGCCATGGCCATGTGGTTGGGCACGATGTCCACGACCAGACCGAGCCCGTGCGCGCGCGCCGTGCGGGCCAGGGAGCGCAGTCCGCCCTCGCCGCCCAGTTCCTTCCGTACGCGCGTGTGGTCCACCACGTCGTAGCCGTGCGCCGAGCCGGGGACGGCCTCCAGGACGGGG
It encodes:
- the treY gene encoding malto-oligosyltrehalose synthase, translated to MTPERPEREIPDSMVPATPTATYRLQLQPEFPFAAAEAAVPYLASLGVSHLHLSPVLEAVPGSAHGYDVVDHTRVRKELGGEGGLRSLARTARAHGLGLVVDIVPNHMAMAPRHNRPLWEVLREGPESPYARWFDIDWDAQGGRLLLPVLGGRLGSEIDRFKVDGDVLRYYDHEFPLREGTRELPLPELLDAQWYRPTWWRLARTELNYRRFFSISELIGVRVEDPEVFAATHGKILELLADGVLEGLRVDHPDGLADPDAYLRRLHEATGGRWTVVEKILADGEPLPAAWPVAGTTGYDALRHVDGLFTDPAGAGELLLEYGRFAAPQGDLGGSWEATVRRAAYKVITHELATEFDRLTRVAERLCARSSDPGLRDHAPWALGAALRELLVRVDVYRPYPSTDASAVVTAEAAAEARSVFTVAEEAHAVDVVRNLVLGRGEDGPEHVEFRARFAQTSSALRAKSVEDTAFYRYVPLLSANEVGGAPGAPAVSLKDFHAYCARVQRDWPGTGTALSTHDTKRSADVRAALSVLTQCPRRWGDLLAELTPQGAAGVPDPQVAWAAWQTVFGLGPADADRVQGALLKHVREAGVHTAWTEQDPAYEAAVAAFVAAGPCGAPGRHVAGFRAGLAPHVRANVLGAALVQLTMPGVPDVYQGTEDEYLALVDPDNRKPFTPPRPSARDAAAVSGRVSEKVSEKAALTTAALRLRGRRPDVFGDRAAYAPLTAEGPGAAHCVAFVRSGEVVSAVTRLSLRLADEGGWRNTRLVLPAGRWADLLAPGREFTGHARVAELFEGLPVALLERVGEDGPAASADSAASG
- a CDS encoding DUF1707 and FHA domain-containing protein, with protein sequence MTSSFEFHTYPARLSDAERDRALKALRDGVALGRLSHDTFIRRMELALSARRSDELAALTADLTTEGRWSKLVFGTVEAVSGFTVRVRRAWQAERLPKLLLPHPGNGYPLRIGRDPASGLRLNHETVSRIHAELSRQGGLWVLRDLGSTNGTTVNGRRVIGAAVVKDGDQIGFGRMFFRLSSS
- a CDS encoding M14 family zinc carboxypeptidase, which produces MWRCALPPLLRYPTVDELGARAAALVARRPTDARLRRVGTSRAGTPLWLLSVGHGHRQALVVAGPHANEPVGGATALRLAERVLADPRLRDGADATWNLLLCLDPDGSRRNEAWLSGPYTLGRYFRHFFRPGFLEQPEWLPEGADGVTLPETRALLDLQDELRPFFQCSLHGVDVGGAFVELTRELPGLAQRVAHTAARLGIPRELGPYDTLYWPTLGPAVYRIPPPHRGDLAAAITEAAVESTWFHPHRHGTVTAVVEAPMWGVAAVEDAARPADADAVLRSVSHTLRHDTRVLEDILARVRPGLGTGPDTARLLAPVDDYLLVGPGLADSWDPDLRDSGSRPLPSLGTARLTSLRLAGRRVALRTAGLLHQLVTRSGGDPREALPELDRLIDAWCADYREGCGARWIPVARQVEYQARVVIAAFELAGRYAPVGSPSGETGWSSQAALPMHRE
- a CDS encoding M14 family zinc carboxypeptidase, with protein sequence MSLLQELRYPSVTEIVASARALAAHRPGLCTLRQVGVSRAGRPLHLLSVGHARRAVLVVAGAHANEPAGGSTLLSLAERVLYGRELRADTSWHFLLCADPDGASLHVTPAPRTLLDYHLGFFRPAGPEQPEWSPSVLPPDRLPPETRALTRVIDELRPYLQATLHGTDLGGSWVQLTKDIPGLAEPFAKSAAELHIPVETGASDAAGWPASGPGVHVMPAPGSDAAYPSMPDDARHSTWYHAHRYGGLTAVVEVPMWASDLVADPAPHPAPAEAMRGLAGRLRRDALQVETVLTEVAPRLPGPDGPLLRAAKWALELVPGLADDWVRTPPADTTRAYVGSVDAFGRRLPLRAAAMLLRVLQEADDRAAPRLERLVASWSDAFAERFGARWVPLEHQVEHQSRTVVAAALHARDNAA